The following is a genomic window from Plectropomus leopardus isolate mb chromosome 3, YSFRI_Pleo_2.0, whole genome shotgun sequence.
CACTGCCGCTGCCCCAAAACCACACAGACACCGTCCTATTCAAATTACAACCGAGGGTCAGCGTCAGCTCCCAGCGTTCAGCAGGAGGGCTGAATGATGAGCTTACTGTCCTCTTATTGCTGACATCAGGTGGAAGACACCGCTGGGTCCAAAaggactgtctgtctgtccatcttaAAACTTCAGTGCAGCGGCTGCAGTttgactgcagtgttttggaCTGGACTGAAGAGTTGCATGCAGATGTCCTCATAAGGTCTCTGCAGACACTTGTGCTCGTGGGCAGATGATGCCGTTATGTCACATGGTTCAAAGCGAACCCTGTCAACCATGCAGATATGGAAACCATGAATCGGCTCTTAGTGAGGACTTGATGGTCTTCTTTGCCCGCCCCCCTACCCCTGAGTCTAGGATTGTCACTTGATCCTCCTCTGCTTGAGGCTAAGatcacaaaatgaacaaaaaaaagtcagtatctCTGTTTTTGCGTTTTAGggctcatttcttcttccattaATCATCTCACAACCCCTCAGAGTTCTCTTGTGGAGGACACTGACCCCAAAGCTGGGAACCACTGAACTGGATTGGATTGATGTGAATGTGAAAACTTCTCTGTACTCATCAAAAAGTACTTTTTGATACTTTATTTTGCCAATAATAATTCTGTACTTAAATGTAGTAAGATTTTGAGCCTTTACTCGTAATGCAATATTTTCTCATTGTCATATTAGTACTTTTCTTCTCACTCCGTCTCATCTTTGCCTGTCAGATAAGACTGATAAGGGGATTTGGTTTTTGTGAGGCTGTGGGAGCGTTATTGTGATCTTTTATCTGTTAAGAAGAGTGTGTTGAGCAATGGAGGACTGATTTCACAAAAGTCTAACTCCTGACAATCATATCTCATCGTAGTTTGAACTCAGGATTTGAAGACTCTCCATCTGAACTGTCAGTGCAGAGGCTCACGTTACAGTCAGTCATTTtacaaagacaacaaataatTTATATCCTCCGCGCTGCGAGCACTTTGCTTATCGACCCTTTGGGgtgggtttgtttgttgtatttaaacataatttctcaTGAGAAGATGACATGTCATTTCCTATGTGATGTCGTTTTGCCCGGCTCTGCAGCATTACGGTAATCAAGACGAACATCTCTGCAGTTGTTTTCGCTGCCTCCCCTGCTGATAGCTGCCCTCACAGTGGGAGACACTAGGCCCTCCCTGCAGCCTGTGTGGCGTCAGAGGATAAGGAGGTGCCTCTCAAAGCTCTCCGGCTCTGTGAGGCCTGACAGAAACACTTTTATACCCTCAAAAGCAAAGCACGTCACGGCTCGGGCCCCCTCAGGCAACACATGCTCTTGTGACAACTTCATTATCTCTAATTAACTTCAGTTTATAAGTGCTGACTGTACATAAAGCACCGTCATCATCCTCCTCTCATGCAATAACACATTCATGCCACTGTACCCGTGTCTGTGTAAATGATACAGACAGTTTTTGGAGTGCAAAGAGCGGCGGCGCCCTCTGACCTTGGCAAATTTGTGTAATTATGTCAAAGTGGGAGCCGCGAGGGCAACCTGTTCTACATTCTTCACAGTACACGCCGCCCATTAGAGCATTCATTAAACACAGCTTAGCTCAGCAAGTGACCAGGAAATCTGATGGAATTAGTCTCAAGCTGTGTTTCCACCGCCGCAGACGCACCTGAAGGGACCGACGCGGCTGTTTTCAGCCTCCCCAAACCAAAATAGGTTATAGGTTTATTTGACTAATAGACGACCGGATGGGGAAAGAGCAAAAGAGCAGCCATGTTTCCACTGCTGACATAactgaggaaaaatatgttgtttgttaCGTTACCACGTCATTATATTCCAACAGAGAATACAACAGTTGCATAAGAAAATtccttttttacatgaaaaaagagTCTTTTCAATAGAATTTCAATATAATTCTTTATGTGAATCATCTGAAAAGTGCTGCACATTACAGCCCTTAAGCAAACTCAACCAGGCACAGAATAATTTGTGCTTTCTacatgttttagtttgaaaataatttacaatTACAGCATTTCAAAAGCTAAAATGTTCTGTTACAACAGACTAGAAATTCTTCTTTGTTGGCACTGATAAGAGAAAGGTCCTGAAGCCACCCTGGATTAAGGAGtataaagcattttataaaacatatctttaaaaaaatattcatttctaCCAGTCACAGCAGtttcttttaaaggtccagtgtgtaacatttagggggatttagaggcatctagtggggaggactgcagattgcaaccagctgaaacttctttcATTTAGGAtttctttagtgtttattgTTGCTATTGAAAACCACtgaataaaactgtaaatcagtgtttttctgagaCTGTTTGGCTTGTCATAGACAGGTCATAAGCCGAGCACCCTctgatgtgtgctcaccttttttctctgataaacTTATATCCAGATGTTCGGGAGGTTTTTACAtggagccgaattatccgcagaagtgtattcctctccaaaacaaatggaccagttgatcaaaaccagtaaaaacacaaaataaagcagtttcacattaaaagtcaTGTTTCCTCCAATACTGTTTGGCTTCTCGGAGATGGGCAGCTGTCTTACCTCATGCTCATATattctcaccttttttctctgacaacTTGTGATCCAAACATTAAGGAAGTCTTTATttggagccgaattatctgcaaagGTTTCTtcctcaacaaaacaaataaatcaggTGATTCAAATAGCTTGAACCACTGAATAAAGgagttttatgttaaaacacaGCATTCTCCagtgctgtttggcatgtcagagatgGGCGGGTGTTCTATCacccttttttctctgacaacATAAAATCTAGACAATCAGGAGTTTTTTTATCGGGAGCcgaattttctctctttctctccaaaacaaacaaaccaggtgatTCAGacgtaaaaacactgaataaagcagtttcacactACAAGTAAGTGTTTTTTCCagtgctgtttggcatgttgcagGGAGGATGCTAACTACAATGGTCAAAACATTATGCCaatcatattatattcaatttctgcccaTATGTCCCCCTCAATCTTAGACACGGGACCTTTAAAATGCAATGTTGGATTGTGCAGGTGAATCATTCAAAATAGCTGCAAATTCGCTGAGGATTTGTTGTAGTCTACAAGGTCTCATTTAATCAGGCGATAAAGCAACCCTTACACAGGATCTCTGATATAAAACCACATCATTACTTGAAAGCAGTTTGAAGTGCAGCTCTACAGGTGATTGTGATGTGCTGTCAGTCTCTACTCTGGTAAATCTCTCACGATTCGTCCCTTAAACGTACTCCGAGCGTTTCTTGAGGGAAACATCCGTATGCATGACCTGGTATCTCCTCTGCAGCACAGGCTGAGGCTCCACCTGTGAGCATAAGCAAGAGGTGACCAGGAGGAGCCCGGCCACTATGAGAAGAAATCCTCCGGCCCAGCCGCAGAACAAGGCATCGCCAAACTCCCACCGTGGCACCACATCGGGCACTTTGTCATCAAAGAAATGTATCACGGCTAAATGTGCCATGTAGGACACGGGGATAAGACACAGCACGCCAGAGATCATCCCCAGTACCCCTCCTAGGATGGTTAAAGTCCTCTTGGTCCTGCAGCCTCCGCGCTCTTTACAGCTGTTGACCAGGTGGAGTCCAGGTATGGCTACCAGCATTCCCAGCATGCCCACAGCAAGGGAAGCGCACATGAACATGCGGGCCAGCTTGAGGTCACTGGAGAGGCCCAGCAGGCTGTCGTAAGCTCTGCACTCCATCCCCCCGATGTCCTGCACCACGCACGTCTCCCACAGGCCCAGCTCGTAGCTCTCCACCGGCAGCAGAGCGGTGGACATGGTCAGCCACTGCGGTAACAGAGTGGTGGCTAAAGCGCACAGCCACGCTCCGACGTAGACCAGCATCCCCAGCAGCTCCAAAGCGCAGGCGCACGTGTccatctctctcgctctccctctctctgaccTCCACGCTTCACAGAGTCTTCTCCGGCTGCACTTCAGATGGAGACGGACGTCCACTTAGGACAGAAGCTGCTGCTCACAACACCTGATAATTAGACTTGACCGCTCCGGCTCTGGACTCTTTCACAAACAGTCCCCACTCGAGAGGAGCACACATCTTctgcagcagggaggagagggggcCTGACGCTCGGCCCTCCCCTTTGCGGTCCTCCTGCTTTGGCTGCTGTGCCAATGGGCAGCAGGGGCAGAGATGGCCAGTGTCAACAGCAGGCCACGGGGGATCACATTAAATGTAGACAGGATATTATACCATGCATTTCTTATGTAACAGATTAACTCCATGATGTCAATTTTTTGCATCCTGTGTATAAATAACAAATTACCATGGAACAACCTAATCAGCACAGTTGGGTTATTATTTACAAACAAAGATAAGCTTCTCAAAACTGGATACAGTTCTGGAGCAAGCACATATGACACCCTCGTCAGGCCCCCACCCCTCTCCTCTGaaaaggttattattattattattataaataataacaaacattaataataataatgattatattattattattattaatgttgttgttattgttatatattattcACAGAAACGTATAAGAAATCTACTTTAAttaacaatttaacaaaaatacaataaaaattaaaaatcaaaaaagttagcaaaatcattatttttcttttttctttttttttttaatgctgcgCCCTGGATGGCTTTTGCCGCTGTGTCGGACTTAGgtgtgtgataaaaaaaatctctgtcttGTAAATTTAGCTCCTCACAGTTTATAAACACACattatgcaagaaaaaaaaaactccatggAGAGTgaaattttttaatgaaacaccTGTctagttaataataataataatgatgatgcatgactttttttgtagaaTGGATTATATTCATAAGTTTGTGAGGGCAGTTGTCACAGTCAGGCTTTTAGCTGCATGTGACTGAAAGAGAAGCAACAGTGCAGCTTATTGTGCGCTCTCATATGAACACTACGTGGCCCGTGGGAAATGACCGTAGGAGGCGATAGATCAAAGCTCTGATGTGAGAGAAATGCTTCCCATGCGTAAACACACGCAGACCAACACAAccgcaaacaaacacacaagcaaaaaTGTACAGATAAAAATCCTCGGCCTGCCtaactcctcctcctcagctgacTGCACTGACGTCTGCACAGAGGTGCACGTCTGCTCGGCTGCACACGCAGTCAGGTGTCAGTCTGCAGAGGGGACTGCAGTTACTGTAAAACcaaactccaacaaaaaaaatttttcctCCAAAGTCGCAGAAATAATTTTAGAAGAACATTTCCTCCGTGACACAGAAAGGGAGAATGTGCTCGTCGTAATGAACACCGGTTTGGCGACAGAAACTCCCCCTTACTGGAAATTCCACTTGAATTTCGTGTCACTCTGAATTTAAGTCACTGCAGCAGAAACCTGAAGAAAACTATGAGGAAATCAGTGTTGTTGCAGTTCCTGCTGGGCACAGATAGAGGTCAACAAAGGTCCTGGATTActtagaaaataatcattaaaaaaaaaaatgaattcttatgttataaaccctttgaaacttgaaattgtttcagaaacatggccccaaaaatagcaataaattattaaaaagttacaagaaaatttattttctctcaaattataatgataataaatattttttggacattttaccTTTaggttttaataattttctaataattattcCCCATTTTAAAACTAACGGTTCATTTTCGTGgacaccttttattaatttcttgcattttgtgagAATTTCTCATCAAGTTGGTCATTAacttttttcccaatgtttttgaaagaaatcaaaccaatttgctcaggtttcagagctttttttttttttaatgggaagaagaaaatgagcaacttataaGAAATTaccttcaaaaaataataataaaaaatattatttatttattatagtgttagaaaaacaaaaacaagtaaaaaagtaaaagaaaattagctgaaaaatctatttaaaagggaagtgggaaaaaaattatctgacaaaaagtccataaaaataataattctgtaaaagaATCTTAAGTATACATATacgtatgtatatatacagtgttCCCACAGTCATtacacattttccaggcctggaaaagttttttttcattttctgtggatATTGTCCATATAATTTAACCTAAcaggaaatgtattttctagCTGCCAGCAAaacgttttgtttaccatcacatatatttcttcattttctccccgaTCTCCATGACTCCTGCGATGTATGCCAGCTAAATGCTGAATGCcagaaaaatgtgtgggaatcctgcatttaattctgataattataaacatagttttctcaacatttgactgatcaaaatatattaatgaAATTTCAATCagagtaataataaaaaaataaaaataaaaaggcacaaacagCATCAATAATTACAGACTGCAATTCCACCAGACTGgattaaaacacttttgttaaccctcctccaccaccatTTATCTTTTGAACTGTGTAGttattaatttgaataattttaagTACACATTATTTTCCCCATCAGTATTAGGAACATATGCATTCGTGCACGTGTGTTCAACAATGTTgaccaattttttttgtttgttttgctttgttttttaagctaAACTTAtggtttcagaaaatgaaaaaaaaaaaaagctgttaaaaaaaaaatctagcatttcacttatattttatttattccatttctgaGCCATTTTCCATTTGAATGACaatcaaataattgttttttgttttgttttcttcatttctgtttctgaaatgaAGATTCAAAGACCAAAAAGTACACTGACCCTTTCCTCAgttcaatgttttatttatttatttattttattgatttatttattcatttatttatctgtttgtatgtaaagcactttgcgctacattatttttgtatgaaaggtgctatacaaataaagttcgtttgattgattgattgattgattgattgattggtaaATATTACAGTAATGTGTCTGTTGCAGACAGCAGGTGGCGCTGTTGTTTCACTTTATGAACTGCAGTCAACAGCAACCCTCTCTGTGTTAAGGAGGAGTTGCCcacacatttaaaactaaaGTTGTGAAAactatttatgcatttattcatttattgattttatgcGGTGGCACGTTTTCACACgactataataataatttacatattttagtTGTAAAGTTTTCGGTTAGTTTTGTCACGTGAATCCACAGGTTGCTGTCGTTTGACACTTTCCTAAacctgctcctgctgcagccGCTGTCTCCTGTATCCGCCGCTGCTgcaaaagtaaaacattaaataaacgTTATCAACGTTTGTTTTCACACTTTCATGAAGTGTTGAGCTCTTGCAGTTTTCCTATTGGACGGAGCAGCCGGATCAGTCGTACGTTGGACCGTTTATGCAAATCAGCGCAGCCCGAATATGGACACGGAGGAATGAAATATGGTGGAGGAGGCGAACATGGAGGACCGAGGACCGTGAGAGCTCCGCCGAAGACcgtttttggggggtttgttCGGAAGAAACGTGGATGTACTTCCAGCGGGGCTTTTTCGGTGGATAACTTTGGTGGAAACTTTCGTGTTTGCGTCTCTTTTTCTGTGCGGCGATCAGCGCGTCGAGGTCGAGTTTGTTGTAATGCAGTGAGGAGCGACTTTTTCGGGGGGATAAAAGCAGGGCAGAGGGCTCTCACCATCCCGACGCTATGCCGTGGGTCAGCGGCGGTAAGCGGAGAGAGAGCTCGGAGCTGCCGCTGCCCGCGGGCTGGGAGGAAGCCCGGGATTACGATGGCAGAGTGTTTTTTATCGACCACAACACCCGGCAAACTTCGTGGATTGACCCCAGAGATAGGTATGCTGAAGGCCTGCGAGgatctcacacactcacactaacACAGCAGTTTAATTCAGCTTTACTGGAGGAGATGCAGGGCGGAGAAGTGaaggcagttttgtttttttggggacCAGGGCAAAGTCTATCCATGCCCTTTAATGCAGTGATACTCAGTTTAAGGCCCGGGTCCCTATAAGGGTGCTGGGTGGTACTCCAGTCATTTAataattcacagtaaaagtaaagtgaTTTGCACTGggaatatttttgttgtatcTTCAGTGTACAgaaggtgccaaagtgcataaaacagcatcaacataacAGAGTTtgtgttcaaaaaaaaaatcgccgccccgaaaatcctaaaaacgtgctaaaatcttagaaatgtcctaaaatcctaaaaacttcctaaaatcctagatatgtcctagaATCTGAGAATTTCCCCAAGACccaagaaatgtcagaaaaacctagaaatgtcttgaaacgTAATAAGTCAGAGAAATGTCGTAAAAATGAgcttaaaatcctagacatgtcctaaaatcctagatatgtcttAGAATCTGAGAATTTTACCAAAATCTTGTGAGTGtcgaaaacttaaaaatgtcttaaaatctgagaaatgtcccaagacccgagaaatgtcagaaaaacctTGAAATGTCTTGGAACGTAATAAGtcagagaaatatcctaaaatcaaaatgtgcttaaaatcctagacaggttctaaaatcctagatatgtcttAGAATCTGAGAATTTTCtcaagatcctagaaatgtcagaaaaacctagaaatgtcctaaaatcagagacgtcctaaaatcctagaaatgttcctaaatccaagaaatgtcctaagatcctagaaatgtcagaaaaaccttgaaatgtcctaaaatccttaaaacgtcctaaaatcccagatatgtcctaaaatctgagaaatttcccAAGATCCTATAAATGTCggaaaaacctagaaatgtcttaaaatcggggaaatgtcctaaaatcataggaacgtacttaaatctttgaaacacactaaaatcctagaaatgtcctaaaatcctagatatgtcctagaATCTTAGAAttttccccaaatcctagaaatgtcctaaaatcctagatatgtcttAGAATCTTAGAATTTtcccaaaatcctataaatgtccttaaatccgagaaatgtcctaaaatttgagaaatgtcagaaaaacctagaaatgtcctaaaatcctataaacatccttaaatcttagaaacacactaaaatcctatgtcctaaaatcacagaaaccttctaaaatcctagaaatgtcctaaaatcccagatatGTCCTAGAATCTTAGAATTTtcccaaaatcacagaaacctcctaaaatcctagaaatatcctaaaatatgagaaatgtcctacaatcctaaaaacttggcaaaacatctttaaatcctagaaatgtcctaaaatccttgacacGTACGGGGAtactgtgactggcccctggccccctgtcatttttcaaaagtggccctcaagtgaagtaagttgagtatctctgacTTAAATGTGAAACAAACTTGTGGCAGCTCTGACCGTCCAATCAGATGTGATTTGGCGGCAGTTGTGACGTCTCCACCTCCGCGTTAATACGGGATGTAACAGCGATGGCACATTAATACTTTCCCAAATGTACGAGTTTTTGAGTCTGACATGAAATTAGACAGCAGCCCAGCCCTTCCGGTGTTGTGTTGAAGACTGTTTCCCCTTTGATATGTGTTTCCCCACCTAAACCTGAGCCAAACtctgtaagggactgttctttatttacctTCCTCCCTGAAGCTGTAAACGTTTTTCCTAATCAgtcaactgaaaacacaaaacccGACTGAAACATGGAATCTTACCAtctcaaacaatcaatactgAGCTCTGGACATTTCCTGAGTCCATTCTGGTctaaatacaccagaagattagtTTTGTAAATCTCGTGTTTTCTATCCAAAACACTTAAAGATGCTAAGTGGAAAGAACGCCAAATACTCGCAACTTTACccttttaaagttgttttattctgaaatatttgcgtttttaacatatttactgtatgttctggttgtattttagtaaagagattACTGATAAATTAATGTGTTTGGTCATTGTAATCTTGCTGAAATAACAAAGTTTTAGTTGGCCTGAGACTTTTACACAgtaatgtcacttttttttgtattcacacCGAATTTAGCCAATGCAACCAGCTAACATCGCGGGTGTTAGTTAGCATCAAAACAATTGTCTAATTTCTTAAGCAAGATTCAAATCTTCCTTAAAAATTATGCGTTAAAGGACTGtcggaaatgttgtttttatgtttttagagTTCCTAGCTATGAAGAAAGATGTGattttgcagatatttaaagaaaacttgctttTCAAACCCGCTTGCAGGATTTGGGGTTCAGAGGTTacttcaaataaatataaaattctgcaatttcaagttttaaaataagaaaacgtAGTGCttactttttaaatgccttacccattttgcaccaccccttcctttttctttttcatacaagtatttaaaccttcgagTTTTGAACAAAGTGgtgtgatttctctcaaaaacatgggaaaatggcaatgagcaaattggtaagaaatgttccacaaattgcaagaaaattattttattatattttattatagagaattatttttaaaaagatatggaaaaatatttaatgggaaaaaataaaattgagtggaaaactttattatttacaattatcgtgattaaatattttacattatgttacaaagttcttatgatttttaagcttttttttgaaaggtcagctctgatgttttttaaattaattttagttgttttttttttgtacttttttacaaatttcctgataattttgggtcatttctttttttgttactcattgccttcttccaatgtttgtgaaagaaatcaagccaatttgctcaggtttcaaagagttaagagTGTGCTGGCTaagacaggcagcaacatacgacaacacagaacacaaaaatacaacattaaaatatgtaaccccaaaacaagcaatataaaacacaaaataaacacaaaaagttaCTAATGTCAtagttcatcccaaaataatATGTGTGTTTCATTGTATTTGACAATGAAGTGTCGACCGGCCGGAGCTTTAAACTCCAACTCCCAGAAATCTTTGTGAAAATATGTCAGGAATGCTAGTTGGGCCACTGGGAAAGCTGCAAGGATGTGCTTTTGTGGGGACTGGGATTTCACCAGCCCAGAAACAGGCTCAATCAGGCATTCAAAGCAGACTTTGTGAGATTACTGGGAATTATAGCAAGTATTTTAACTCCATTATGAGGGAAAAGGTAGAAattcacagacaaaaacaacactcgAATCTCTTCTCTGTGCTGCATTTGAATCCAGATTTTCTGCAGCTGATTTCGGCAGTGGGAATGTGGTAGCTGCGTGTAATCTAGATAAGAAAAACCTGATTTCCTTGAAGGCCCCCCTCCTCCCTGCGAGTTGATTAACCATTGTTATGAGAGGCTGATAGCACAAGATCTTACAGTCGTCAGCATGTGAAGGGGGGATCTGGGGTTTTACGTTTGCATGACTAAAGAatgttttctgcatttgttCTGGTGCTGCTCGCTGATTTATGGGTTATCTCGGCCAGAGGAATGTCTTCTGTCACCACCTGATGCTGACTTTCCAATAAATCACTAAAGCTGACTTTCCTGCTAACGTGCAACAGATACAAAGAGGTGTCAGCCGCTCTGTCGGCGTTGCCGCTCTTAAAAAACTGTTACCCTCAGCCGCAGATAAATGGCACTTAAGTTTGATGTGGATGTCAGGAGCCGAGAGATGAATGCAGCGATGATAAGAGTTTCATACTTTTCCCTGTCGCGGCCTCGTTTGACAGCTGTTCTGTTTTAAGTACAAGTGAAAATCAAAGGCTGATAGTTTAAGGATTGTTGTCTGGTATCGACCACATGTTGTTGTAGGCCTTCATCATCGTGAGTTACGGCTTTTAACTGAGTGTGACGCATGAAGATAGTGCACAAGACAGACTTAAAGGCTTGAGAGACAAAGTGATTGTGAGCAGATTCCTCCGACGTGTCACggaaaaaagaagcaaatgttTTAGTTTGGAGGCTGTGatgtttgatttgttgtttgAGGCGGTGAAGCGAGGCGATCTAATTATCTAAGGCTGTTACTAAAAAATATGGACATTGTCAGGGCTTTAAGAAAATATCGATACACTGGATTGTCgccatattttgttttgtgatactGTATCAGTTCTCAAAAAAACTCAGGACGTTTACATGCACGGTTAAGTCATTTAATtcgactactgtccttgtcccagtatacaagaaTTTCAGTCTGACTAACGTCTGcatgtacatattttaaatgtccagtTTAAGTCGGACTAATACAATAATTCAGCTTTTtgtaacatcatgtaaatgtactgactgttttgattttttgatgaataatttaCATGCAATGATTTGTGGCAGtagtttagtttttgtgttgtatttaaaCTCCAGACCTGCTCGGCAGCAGTTTTGTTATCTGTCTTCAgtcatttcagttttcactTCAGTGTAACAACCGGGGCTGGGTACCATCTGTACTGGTACTGGTACTGATTCTAGGACCTGGGATTTGGTACCGGTACCCAACGATCCATTTATTG
Proteins encoded in this region:
- the LOC121941176 gene encoding putative claudin-24, coding for MDTCACALELLGMLVYVGAWLCALATTLLPQWLTMSTALLPVESYELGLWETCVVQDIGGMECRAYDSLLGLSSDLKLARMFMCASLAVGMLGMLVAIPGLHLVNSCKERGGCRTKRTLTILGGVLGMISGVLCLIPVSYMAHLAVIHFFDDKVPDVVPRWEFGDALFCGWAGGFLLIVAGLLLVTSCLCSQVEPQPVLQRRYQVMHTDVSLKKRSEYV